One genomic window of Actinoplanes lobatus includes the following:
- a CDS encoding potassium channel family protein has product MARKPATHERIAVLGLGRFGGSLALQLTSQGWEVIGIDADPRPVQAHAEALAHTAVADTTDEEALRQLGVHELTNVVVGIGTDIQASIMTVSLLTDLGVPRILAKALSPQHATILRRVGAHNVVLPEQEMGERIAHLVTGQILNFIQFDDDYVLAKTRAPEAVIEQTLAEMELRNTYGVTVMSIKRPGERFTHTTAATTVYAGDMLIVAGDPGSVQAFCTLP; this is encoded by the coding sequence TTGGCTAGGAAACCGGCAACCCACGAGCGCATCGCCGTACTGGGGCTGGGTCGTTTCGGCGGCTCCCTGGCGCTGCAACTGACCAGCCAGGGCTGGGAGGTCATCGGCATCGACGCCGACCCGCGGCCGGTGCAGGCACACGCCGAGGCGCTCGCCCACACCGCGGTCGCCGACACCACCGACGAGGAGGCACTGCGCCAGCTGGGCGTACACGAACTGACCAACGTCGTGGTCGGCATCGGCACCGACATCCAGGCCAGCATCATGACCGTCTCACTGCTGACCGACCTGGGTGTGCCCCGCATCCTGGCCAAGGCGCTGAGCCCTCAGCACGCCACCATCCTGCGCCGCGTCGGCGCCCACAACGTGGTGCTGCCCGAACAGGAGATGGGCGAACGCATCGCCCACCTGGTGACCGGCCAGATCCTGAACTTCATCCAGTTCGACGACGACTACGTGCTCGCCAAGACCCGGGCGCCGGAGGCCGTCATCGAACAGACACTGGCCGAGATGGAACTACGCAACACCTACGGCGTGACCGTGATGTCGATCAAACGACCGGGCGAGCGGTTCACCCACACGACCGCCGCCACCACCGTCTACGCCGGCGACATGCTCATCGTCGCCGGCGACCCCGGCAGCGTCCAGGCCTTCTGCACCCTGCCGTGA
- a CDS encoding C40 family peptidase yields the protein MHVRTSSRHFRTLGTGTIALSVGLGLLAGGLGTPHAASAAPQAPSVATVRTNVAVSRTVTVEAAAGATASTKVVTAAQPIGARVVTEAASHKGKLYLFGAVGPKRFDCSGFTLYVYKKTVGKKLPHKANLQQKYGKKVSKADARPGDLIIIRRGSYGIHAAIYAGNGMMWSAPRTGKPVSKQKIWSSNYVVRRLA from the coding sequence GTGCACGTACGTACTTCGAGCCGGCACTTCCGCACCCTGGGAACCGGCACCATCGCCCTGTCCGTGGGTCTCGGTCTTCTCGCTGGAGGACTCGGCACACCGCACGCCGCCTCCGCCGCCCCACAGGCGCCGAGTGTCGCCACCGTCCGGACGAACGTGGCGGTGAGCCGCACCGTCACCGTCGAGGCCGCGGCCGGCGCCACTGCCAGCACCAAGGTCGTGACCGCGGCGCAGCCGATCGGCGCCCGGGTCGTGACCGAGGCGGCCTCGCACAAGGGCAAGCTCTACCTGTTCGGCGCCGTCGGGCCGAAGCGATTCGACTGCTCGGGCTTCACCCTCTACGTCTACAAGAAGACGGTGGGCAAGAAGCTGCCGCACAAGGCGAACCTGCAGCAGAAGTACGGCAAGAAGGTCAGCAAGGCCGACGCCCGTCCCGGTGACCTCATCATCATCCGCAGGGGCTCGTACGGCATCCACGCCGCCATCTACGCGGGCAACGGCATGATGTGGTCGGCGCCGCGGACCGGCAAGCCGGTCAGCAAGCAGAAGATCTGGAGCTCGAACTACGTCGTCCGGCGCCTGGCCTGA
- a CDS encoding TrkH family potassium uptake protein produces MDSTWGQLLLGLATIAGFFAVVAIGVAVLLWAPLTGPATERAPRWARRRTDTTLRARLWRHAAATAERLHRVRPPAPVIRALGRVVRHPSRLVVAGFAVAVMVGWGLLMLPAATESGRGAGAITALFTATSAVCVTGLVIEDTGSYWSGFGEAVILGLIQIGGFGIMTVASLLGLLVAGRLRMRLQLGTQAETKTMGVGDVRKVILGVLRISLLVEAAVAAALTWRFAAGYGESWGHAAYLGLFHAVSAFNNAGFGLYPDSLMRFVGDPLICLPLCAAVIIGGLGFPVLFELRRKPRTPRKWSLHTKVTLAMTVVLLAGGWLLITWAEWANPATLGRLGVAGRLLAGFTTAVMPRTAGFNSVDLAQMNDVTLLVNDILMFIGGGSGGTAGGIKVTTFALLGFVIMAEIRGEPSVHALGRRLPAGIQRQALTIALLSVGLVMAATLSLLALTPFTLNQVLFEVTSAFATVGMTTGITAQVGTAGHLILIALMFIGRLGPVTAAAALALRHRNRRYELPEERTIVG; encoded by the coding sequence GTGGACTCGACGTGGGGCCAACTGCTGCTGGGACTGGCGACGATCGCCGGGTTCTTCGCCGTGGTGGCCATCGGCGTAGCCGTACTGCTCTGGGCGCCGCTGACCGGGCCGGCCACCGAACGGGCACCACGGTGGGCGCGCCGCCGCACCGATACCACGCTCCGGGCCCGGCTGTGGCGGCATGCCGCCGCAACGGCGGAAAGACTTCATCGGGTACGGCCCCCCGCACCGGTCATCCGAGCGCTCGGGCGCGTGGTACGGCACCCCTCCCGGCTGGTGGTAGCCGGCTTCGCGGTGGCCGTCATGGTGGGCTGGGGGCTACTGATGCTGCCGGCCGCGACCGAGTCGGGCCGCGGCGCCGGAGCGATCACGGCACTGTTCACCGCCACGTCCGCGGTCTGTGTGACCGGGCTGGTCATCGAGGACACCGGCAGCTACTGGTCCGGGTTCGGCGAGGCCGTGATCCTGGGACTGATCCAGATAGGCGGCTTCGGCATCATGACGGTGGCGTCGCTGCTGGGGCTCCTGGTGGCCGGCCGGCTACGGATGCGCCTGCAACTGGGCACACAGGCCGAGACCAAGACCATGGGCGTCGGCGACGTCCGGAAGGTGATCCTCGGGGTTCTGCGGATCAGTCTGCTGGTGGAAGCCGCGGTGGCGGCAGCGCTCACGTGGCGGTTCGCCGCCGGCTACGGCGAGAGCTGGGGCCACGCCGCCTACCTGGGGCTGTTCCACGCCGTCTCGGCGTTCAACAACGCCGGCTTCGGCCTGTACCCGGACAGCCTGATGCGGTTCGTCGGCGACCCGTTGATCTGTCTGCCGCTCTGCGCGGCCGTCATCATCGGCGGGCTCGGATTCCCGGTGCTGTTCGAGTTGCGCCGCAAGCCGCGCACCCCACGGAAGTGGTCGCTGCACACCAAGGTCACCCTGGCGATGACCGTCGTACTGCTCGCCGGCGGCTGGCTGCTGATCACCTGGGCCGAATGGGCGAACCCCGCCACGCTGGGCCGGCTGGGAGTCGCCGGAAGACTTCTGGCCGGGTTCACCACCGCGGTGATGCCCCGCACCGCCGGGTTCAACAGCGTCGACCTGGCGCAGATGAACGACGTCACCCTGCTCGTCAACGACATATTGATGTTCATCGGCGGCGGCAGCGGCGGCACCGCGGGCGGCATCAAGGTCACCACGTTCGCCCTGCTCGGCTTCGTGATCATGGCCGAGATCCGCGGCGAGCCGAGCGTGCACGCACTGGGCCGGCGCCTGCCCGCCGGCATCCAGCGGCAGGCGCTGACCATCGCACTGCTCAGCGTCGGCCTGGTGATGGCCGCCACTCTGTCGTTGCTGGCGTTGACACCGTTCACCCTCAACCAGGTCCTCTTCGAGGTGACCTCCGCGTTCGCCACCGTCGGCATGACCACCGGCATCACCGCCCAGGTCGGCACGGCCGGGCACCTCATCCTCATCGCGCTGATGTTCATCGGACGGCTCGGCCCGGTCACCGCCGCGGCGGCTCTGGCCCTGCGGCACCGGAACCGCCGTTACGAACTACCCGAGGAGCGAACCATCGTTGGCTAG
- the kdpA gene encoding potassium-transporting ATPase subunit KdpA has protein sequence MTGWIAVLMLVATLVAVYRPFGDYMYRVVSGRDHNVVERGVYRLVGVDANAGQAWGVYARGVLAFSAVSVLFLYAFLRLQDRLWLSLGLPAVEGHIAWNTAVSFVTNTNWQAYSGESTMGHLVQMAGLAVQNFVSAAVGIAVAVVLVRGFAAREAETLGNFWVDLTRIIVRILLPLSVVFAVVFMVGGVVQNLSAGVDVTTLTGGVQHITGGPVASQEAIKELGTNGGGFYNANSAHPFENPTAWTNWLQILLMLLIPFSLPRVFGRMVGQNRQGYAIAAVMALLALGSIALTVGFETHGAGTVPQAVGAAMEGKEVRFGIPGSATFAAATTLTSTGAVNSFHDSYTALGGMMPMVNMMLGEVAPGGAGSGLYGMLILATITVFVAGLMVGRTPEYLGKRIRVREIQLASLYFLVTPLIVLGGTAAAFATGNDATALNTGPHGLSEVLYAFTSAGNNNGSAFAGITVATPWWDVALGLAMLLGRFLPLILVLALAGSLAGQHPVPESDGTLPTHRPLFVGMVAGVTVVLVALTFLPALALGPLAEGLS, from the coding sequence ATGACCGGCTGGATCGCTGTGCTGATGCTGGTCGCCACGCTCGTCGCGGTGTACCGGCCGTTCGGCGACTACATGTACCGGGTGGTGTCCGGCCGCGACCACAACGTCGTCGAACGCGGTGTCTACCGCCTGGTCGGCGTGGACGCGAACGCCGGGCAGGCCTGGGGTGTCTACGCCCGCGGTGTGCTGGCCTTCTCCGCGGTGTCGGTCCTGTTCCTCTACGCCTTCCTGCGGTTGCAGGACCGGCTGTGGCTGTCGCTGGGCCTGCCGGCGGTCGAGGGCCACATCGCCTGGAACACCGCGGTCAGCTTCGTGACGAACACGAACTGGCAGGCCTACTCCGGCGAGTCCACGATGGGTCACCTGGTGCAGATGGCCGGTCTCGCCGTGCAGAACTTCGTCTCCGCCGCTGTCGGCATCGCGGTGGCGGTGGTGCTGGTGCGCGGTTTCGCGGCCCGTGAAGCCGAGACGCTCGGCAATTTCTGGGTCGACCTGACCCGCATCATCGTGCGGATCCTGCTGCCGCTGTCGGTGGTGTTCGCCGTCGTGTTCATGGTCGGCGGTGTGGTGCAGAACCTGTCGGCCGGCGTCGACGTGACCACGCTGACCGGCGGTGTCCAGCACATCACCGGCGGCCCGGTCGCCTCCCAGGAGGCCATCAAGGAGCTGGGCACCAACGGGGGCGGCTTCTACAACGCCAACTCGGCGCACCCCTTCGAGAACCCCACGGCCTGGACCAACTGGTTACAGATCCTGCTGATGCTGCTGATCCCGTTCAGCCTGCCGCGGGTCTTCGGCCGGATGGTCGGCCAGAACCGGCAGGGCTATGCCATCGCCGCGGTCATGGCGCTGCTGGCGCTCGGCAGCATCGCCCTGACCGTCGGGTTCGAGACGCACGGCGCCGGCACGGTGCCGCAGGCGGTGGGCGCGGCCATGGAGGGCAAGGAGGTCCGCTTCGGGATCCCCGGCTCGGCGACGTTCGCGGCCGCGACCACGCTCACCTCGACCGGGGCGGTCAACTCGTTCCACGACTCGTACACCGCGCTGGGCGGGATGATGCCGATGGTCAACATGATGCTCGGCGAGGTCGCGCCGGGCGGGGCCGGCTCCGGCCTCTACGGCATGTTGATCCTGGCGACCATCACGGTGTTCGTGGCCGGGCTGATGGTCGGCCGCACCCCCGAATACCTGGGTAAACGGATCCGGGTCCGGGAGATCCAGCTCGCGTCGCTGTATTTCCTGGTCACCCCGCTGATCGTGCTCGGCGGAACGGCGGCGGCGTTCGCCACCGGCAACGACGCCACCGCGCTCAACACCGGGCCGCACGGCCTCTCCGAGGTCCTGTACGCGTTCACGAGCGCCGGCAACAACAACGGCTCCGCGTTCGCCGGCATCACGGTCGCCACGCCGTGGTGGGACGTCGCGCTGGGCCTGGCGATGCTGCTGGGCCGGTTCCTGCCGCTGATCCTGGTGCTGGCCCTGGCCGGGTCGCTGGCCGGGCAGCATCCGGTTCCGGAGTCCGACGGCACCCTGCCCACCCATCGGCCGCTGTTCGTCGGCATGGTCGCCGGCGTGACCGTCGTGCTGGTCGCGCTGACGTTCCTTCCCGCGCTGGCGCTCGGCCCCCTCGCCGAGGGCCTGTCATGA
- a CDS encoding potassium-transporting ATPase subunit C yields the protein MRLPAWLAQHLAALRALLVFTVILGLAYPLLLVGIGRLPGLSDKASGSMVPAGSTLIGQSFGGDPRYFQSRPSATGYDPTATGASNLGPESVVDTLSGDPSPSLLTQVCARSLAVGKLEGVDGRRPYCTPDGVGAVLAVFHRDGFTGPVTRVVSVNQTGTPFLATYHGVAVEPAENGTDYRALGAVITPIRGDAPADPVVPADAVTASGSGLDPHISPAYAALQAPRVARERGLPEARVRELIAEHTTGRAVNVLELNMALDGRQNEPHASR from the coding sequence ATGCGACTTCCCGCCTGGCTCGCCCAGCACCTCGCCGCCCTCCGCGCGCTGCTCGTGTTCACCGTCATCCTCGGCCTGGCCTACCCGCTGCTGCTCGTCGGGATCGGCCGGCTCCCCGGGCTGTCGGACAAGGCATCCGGCTCGATGGTCCCGGCCGGCAGCACCCTGATCGGCCAGTCGTTCGGCGGCGATCCCCGCTACTTCCAGAGCCGGCCCTCCGCGACCGGGTACGACCCGACCGCGACCGGCGCGAGCAACCTCGGACCGGAGAGCGTCGTCGACACGCTCTCCGGCGACCCGTCGCCGAGCCTGCTCACCCAGGTCTGCGCCCGCAGTCTCGCCGTCGGCAAGCTCGAGGGTGTCGACGGCCGCCGCCCCTACTGCACCCCCGACGGTGTCGGCGCGGTTCTCGCGGTCTTCCACCGCGACGGCTTCACCGGGCCGGTCACCCGGGTCGTGTCGGTCAACCAGACCGGCACCCCGTTCCTGGCCACCTACCATGGCGTCGCCGTCGAACCGGCCGAGAACGGTACGGACTACCGGGCCCTCGGCGCCGTGATCACCCCGATCCGCGGCGACGCGCCGGCCGACCCGGTCGTGCCCGCCGACGCGGTCACCGCCAGCGGCAGCGGCCTCGACCCGCACATCAGCCCGGCCTACGCCGCCCTGCAAGCGCCCCGGGTGGCCCGCGAACGTGGCCTTCCCGAGGCCCGGGTGCGGGAACTGATCGCCGAGCACACCACCGGCCGGGCGGTCAACGTCCTCGAACTCAACATGGCCCTGGACGGGCGGCAGAATGAGCCTCATGCCTCGCGGTGA
- a CDS encoding GrpB family protein — MFIAAYDPDWRHQGAALAGELQAALAPSALRVDHIGSTSIPGMAAKPVFDVQVSVVDLDDAAAAFDGPLAALGFCRRPYEQDHVPAGRADPPHLWAKRYWNRRVPGEQQVNLHCRVAGAPNERLALLFRDWFRAHPHAVPAYARFKGVLAEAVGDREVYTHVKDPVVDLVVTVAEEWAAATGWSPSVPTPA; from the coding sequence ATGTTCATTGCCGCGTACGACCCGGATTGGCGACACCAGGGAGCGGCTCTGGCCGGCGAGTTGCAGGCCGCGTTGGCGCCGTCGGCGCTGCGGGTCGATCACATCGGCAGCACCTCGATCCCCGGGATGGCGGCCAAGCCGGTGTTCGACGTACAGGTCAGTGTCGTTGATCTCGACGATGCCGCGGCCGCGTTCGATGGACCGTTGGCCGCGCTCGGATTCTGTCGGCGACCGTACGAGCAGGATCATGTGCCGGCCGGTCGTGCGGATCCACCGCACCTGTGGGCCAAGCGGTACTGGAACCGGCGTGTACCCGGTGAGCAGCAGGTCAACCTGCATTGCCGGGTCGCCGGAGCCCCGAACGAGCGGCTCGCCCTGCTGTTCCGGGACTGGTTCCGGGCGCATCCGCACGCGGTGCCGGCGTATGCGCGGTTCAAGGGTGTTCTGGCCGAGGCGGTCGGTGATCGGGAGGTCTACACGCATGTCAAGGACCCGGTGGTCGACCTCGTTGTGACCGTCGCGGAGGAGTGGGCGGCCGCCACCGGTTGGTCTCCTTCGGTACCGACACCGGCATGA
- a CDS encoding potassium-transporting ATPase subunit F gives MNAVNLIGLILAAALAVLLVAALLFPERF, from the coding sequence ATGAACGCCGTCAACCTGATCGGTCTGATCCTGGCCGCGGCGCTGGCCGTCCTGCTGGTGGCCGCCCTGCTGTTCCCGGAGCGTTTCTGA
- a CDS encoding aldo/keto reductase family protein — MEHRRLGRSGLYVSEITYGNWLTHGELVARDTALACIQAALDAGVTTFDTADVYAQGAAEQVLGDALRTVRRSSVEIATKVCLPTGDGPNDRGLSRKHIIESCHASLRRLGTDYVDLYQAHRFDERTPIEESLIAFDDLVRQGKVLYLGVSEWTAPQIEAALRIAADLGLRSRIVANQPQYNMLWRVIEPQVLPLCEREGIGQVVFQPLAQGVLTGKYQPGRPLPENSRATSGGRAPQFISRVLGPVLLDRVQRLRPLADEAGLTMAQLAVAWTLQPGSVSSAIIGASRPEQVTENAVAAGVRLPTDLLSKIDEVLGDLIDRDPTKTAQMMSVKPDWNRPKP; from the coding sequence ATGGAACATCGTCGCCTCGGTCGTAGCGGCCTCTACGTCAGCGAGATCACGTACGGCAACTGGTTGACCCACGGTGAGCTGGTCGCGCGGGACACCGCGCTCGCCTGCATCCAGGCCGCGCTGGACGCCGGTGTCACCACCTTCGACACCGCCGACGTGTACGCCCAGGGCGCGGCCGAACAGGTGCTCGGCGACGCGCTGCGCACCGTCCGCCGGTCCTCGGTCGAGATCGCCACGAAGGTCTGCCTGCCCACCGGCGACGGCCCCAACGACCGCGGCCTGTCCCGCAAGCACATCATCGAGTCCTGCCACGCCTCGCTGCGGCGGCTCGGCACCGACTACGTCGACCTCTACCAGGCGCACCGCTTCGACGAGCGCACCCCGATCGAGGAGTCCCTGATCGCCTTCGACGATCTGGTACGCCAGGGCAAGGTGCTCTACCTCGGCGTCTCGGAATGGACCGCCCCACAGATCGAGGCCGCCCTGCGGATCGCCGCCGACCTCGGGCTGCGCAGCCGGATCGTCGCCAACCAGCCGCAGTACAACATGCTGTGGCGCGTGATCGAACCGCAGGTGCTGCCGCTGTGCGAGCGTGAAGGCATCGGACAGGTGGTCTTCCAGCCGCTGGCCCAGGGCGTGCTCACCGGCAAGTACCAGCCCGGCCGTCCGCTGCCGGAGAACTCCCGCGCCACCAGCGGCGGGCGTGCGCCCCAGTTCATCAGCCGGGTGCTCGGCCCGGTGTTGCTCGACCGCGTGCAGCGGCTGCGCCCGCTCGCCGACGAGGCCGGCCTCACGATGGCCCAGCTCGCCGTCGCCTGGACCCTGCAACCCGGCAGCGTCAGCTCGGCGATCATCGGCGCCTCCCGGCCCGAGCAGGTCACCGAGAACGCCGTCGCCGCCGGGGTGCGGCTGCCCACCGATCTACTGTCGAAGATCGACGAGGTGCTGGGCGACCTGATCGACCGCGACCCCACCAAGACCGCCCAGATGATGTCCGTCAAGCCCGACTGGAATCGCCCGAAGCCCTGA
- a CDS encoding GNAT family N-acetyltransferase produces the protein MRTIMSGRLLLRPWQDGDAGFLLDLESRWEVVRFLGAHPAIMRTRQDALASIGRRRAIDHPVHGIWLITTADGVPVGNLLLKPIPLSAGESAGGPGEVEIGWHLHPDSWGHGYATEAAEAVLNDAFGRGLARVVAVTDPGNHASQAVCRRLGMTALGRTAKYYDAVHELFEHRG, from the coding sequence ATGCGCACGATCATGAGCGGCCGGCTTCTGCTGCGTCCCTGGCAAGACGGCGACGCCGGCTTCCTCCTGGATCTGGAGTCGCGCTGGGAGGTCGTGCGTTTTCTCGGCGCGCATCCGGCGATCATGCGAACGAGGCAGGACGCGCTCGCCTCGATCGGACGGCGACGTGCCATCGACCACCCCGTGCACGGCATCTGGTTGATCACCACGGCGGACGGGGTGCCGGTCGGAAACCTTCTGCTCAAGCCGATCCCGCTGTCGGCGGGGGAATCCGCCGGCGGGCCGGGCGAGGTCGAGATCGGCTGGCACCTGCACCCGGACTCCTGGGGACACGGCTATGCCACCGAGGCGGCGGAGGCTGTCCTCAACGATGCGTTCGGTCGCGGGCTGGCGAGGGTCGTCGCCGTGACGGATCCGGGCAACCATGCCTCCCAGGCCGTCTGCCGACGGCTCGGCATGACCGCTCTGGGGCGGACAGCGAAGTATTACGACGCCGTTCACGAACTCTTCGAGCACCGCGGCTGA
- the kdpB gene encoding potassium-transporting ATPase subunit KdpB gives MTVTLDDDLVEAGPEPAPPAKPVKAGLLDPKQLLRSLPDALRKLDPRTMWRNPVMFIVEAGAVFTTVLSVVEPSLFAWLITVWLWLTVVFANLAEAVAEGRGKAQAAALRSAKRDTVAHLADGRDVPATELRQGDLVTVEAGQVIPGDGDVVEGIASVDESAITGESAPVIRESGGDRSAVTGGTRVLSDRIVVRITQRPGESFVDRMIALVEGANRQKTPNEIALNILLAALTIIFLLAVVTLQPLAIYSKAYQAAAPDTTAIDGHGVTGVVLVSLLVCLIPTTIGALLSAIGIAGMDRLVQRNVLAMSGRAVEAAGDVNTLLLDKTGTITLGNRQAAEFVPVNGVDPKRLADAAQLASLADETPEGRSIVVLAKNEFGLRDREPGLLAGARWVPFTAQTRMSGVDVDGRTIRKGAAAAVLTWAGVRDAEIDEIVDRISSDGGTPLVVAENGQVLGAINLKDVVKPGMRERFDEMRRMGIRTVMITGDNPRTAAAIAAEAGVDDFLAEATPEDKLALIRKEQAGGRLVAMTGDGTNDAPALAQADVGVAMNTGTSAAKEAGNMVDLDSDPTKLIEIVEIGKQLLITRGALTTFSIANDIAKYFAIIPAMFAAVYPGLDTLNIMRLHSPGSAILSAVVFNAIVIVFLIPLALRGVRYRPAAASRLLSRNLLIYGLGGVITPFVGIKLLDLLIQLIPGI, from the coding sequence ATGACCGTGACCCTGGACGACGACCTGGTCGAGGCGGGGCCGGAGCCGGCACCGCCGGCCAAGCCGGTGAAGGCCGGCCTGCTCGACCCGAAGCAACTCCTGCGGTCGCTGCCGGACGCGTTGCGCAAACTGGACCCGCGCACCATGTGGCGCAACCCGGTGATGTTCATCGTCGAGGCCGGCGCCGTCTTCACCACCGTCCTGTCGGTCGTCGAGCCAAGCCTGTTCGCCTGGCTGATCACGGTGTGGCTGTGGCTGACCGTGGTGTTCGCGAACCTGGCCGAGGCCGTCGCCGAGGGCCGTGGCAAGGCCCAGGCGGCCGCCCTGCGGTCGGCCAAGCGGGACACCGTCGCCCACCTGGCCGACGGCCGGGACGTCCCGGCGACCGAACTGCGGCAGGGCGACCTGGTGACCGTCGAGGCCGGGCAGGTCATCCCCGGTGACGGCGACGTCGTCGAGGGCATCGCCAGCGTCGACGAGTCGGCCATCACCGGCGAGTCGGCGCCGGTGATCCGCGAGTCCGGCGGCGACCGGTCCGCGGTCACCGGCGGCACCCGGGTCCTGTCCGACCGCATCGTCGTGCGGATCACCCAGCGGCCGGGGGAGAGCTTCGTGGACCGGATGATCGCCCTGGTCGAGGGCGCGAACCGGCAGAAGACCCCGAACGAGATCGCCCTGAACATCCTGCTCGCCGCGCTGACGATCATCTTCCTGCTGGCGGTCGTCACCCTCCAGCCGCTGGCGATCTACAGCAAGGCCTATCAGGCGGCGGCGCCGGACACGACGGCGATCGACGGCCACGGCGTCACCGGCGTCGTGCTCGTGTCGCTGCTGGTCTGCCTCATCCCGACCACGATCGGGGCGCTGCTGTCGGCGATCGGCATCGCCGGCATGGACCGCCTGGTCCAGCGCAACGTGCTGGCCATGAGCGGCCGCGCCGTCGAAGCGGCCGGCGACGTCAACACGCTGCTGCTCGACAAGACCGGCACCATCACGCTCGGCAATCGGCAGGCGGCGGAGTTCGTACCGGTGAACGGGGTTGATCCGAAGCGTCTCGCCGACGCGGCGCAACTGGCCAGCCTCGCCGACGAGACGCCCGAAGGGCGGTCGATCGTGGTGCTCGCGAAGAACGAGTTCGGGTTGCGGGACCGGGAGCCGGGCCTGCTGGCCGGGGCGCGGTGGGTGCCGTTCACCGCGCAGACCCGGATGAGCGGCGTCGACGTCGACGGGCGCACGATCCGCAAGGGGGCCGCCGCGGCCGTGCTGACATGGGCCGGAGTACGCGACGCCGAGATCGACGAGATCGTCGACCGGATCAGCTCCGACGGCGGAACCCCGCTCGTGGTGGCCGAGAACGGTCAGGTCCTCGGGGCGATCAACCTCAAGGACGTGGTCAAGCCGGGCATGCGCGAGCGGTTCGACGAGATGCGCCGGATGGGCATCCGCACCGTCATGATCACCGGCGACAACCCGCGCACGGCGGCGGCGATCGCCGCCGAGGCCGGCGTCGACGACTTCCTCGCCGAAGCCACCCCGGAGGACAAACTCGCCCTGATCCGGAAGGAGCAGGCGGGTGGGCGGCTGGTCGCCATGACCGGAGACGGTACGAACGACGCGCCCGCACTCGCCCAGGCCGACGTCGGTGTCGCCATGAACACCGGAACGTCGGCGGCGAAGGAGGCCGGCAACATGGTCGACCTCGACTCCGACCCGACCAAACTGATCGAGATCGTCGAGATCGGCAAGCAGCTGCTGATCACCCGGGGCGCCCTGACGACGTTCTCCATCGCCAACGACATCGCCAAGTACTTCGCGATCATCCCGGCCATGTTCGCCGCCGTCTACCCGGGCCTGGACACGCTCAACATCATGCGGCTGCACTCACCCGGCTCGGCGATCCTGTCCGCGGTCGTCTTCAACGCGATCGTCATCGTGTTCCTGATCCCGCTGGCCCTGCGCGGTGTCCGCTACCGGCCGGCGGCGGCGAGCCGGCTGCTCAGCCGCAACCTGCTGATCTACGGCCTCGGCGGCGTGATCACACCGTTCGTCGGCATCAAGCTCCTCGACCTGCTCATCCAGCTCATCCCCGGGATCTGA
- a CDS encoding heavy-metal-associated domain-containing protein, with protein sequence MAAKTYTVTGMTCSHCVNSVTEEVGRIPGVTGVQVDLTSGAVTVTSAQPVDDTAVAAAVDEAGYERAR encoded by the coding sequence ATGGCCGCCAAGACCTACACCGTGACCGGCATGACCTGCTCGCACTGCGTCAACTCGGTGACCGAGGAGGTCGGCAGGATCCCCGGCGTCACCGGTGTCCAGGTCGACCTGACCTCCGGCGCGGTCACCGTCACCAGCGCCCAGCCCGTCGACGACACCGCGGTGGCCGCGGCCGTCGACGAGGCCGGTTACGAACGGGCGAGGTAG
- a CDS encoding CAP domain-containing protein, with protein sequence MRQLLRRFAVTALLTPVAAIGATTMIASSAEAAPAKPGPTQPDYGQYGSWYGSGNYDSGRYGSGNYDSGRYGSWNPGPVKRSPSWPAPTKPAPTKPAPSQPAPSQPAPTTPAPGNTTPAKSSEQALQDEINRLINVERGKNGCSALTVNAQLTQAARDHSAWMAQTGTFSHTGSGGSSFVDRAKAAGYAQPSAENIAYGYRTASEVVNGWMNSSGHRANIVNCKSKTVGVGVVLKADGTPYYTQDFGY encoded by the coding sequence TTGCGCCAGCTTCTTCGCCGCTTCGCCGTGACCGCTCTCCTCACCCCGGTCGCCGCGATCGGTGCCACCACGATGATCGCGAGTTCGGCCGAGGCTGCGCCGGCGAAGCCTGGCCCGACGCAGCCCGACTACGGGCAGTACGGCTCCTGGTACGGCTCGGGCAACTACGACTCGGGCCGGTACGGCTCCGGGAACTACGACTCCGGCCGCTACGGCTCCTGGAACCCCGGTCCGGTCAAGCGCAGCCCGTCGTGGCCGGCTCCGACCAAGCCGGCCCCGACCAAGCCGGCCCCGAGCCAGCCCGCCCCGAGCCAGCCCGCGCCGACGACGCCCGCCCCGGGCAACACCACGCCGGCCAAGTCGTCCGAGCAGGCCCTCCAGGACGAGATCAACCGCCTGATCAACGTCGAGCGTGGCAAGAACGGCTGCTCCGCCCTGACGGTCAACGCGCAGCTCACCCAGGCCGCCCGTGACCACAGCGCCTGGATGGCCCAGACTGGCACGTTCTCGCACACCGGCAGCGGCGGGTCCAGCTTCGTCGACCGCGCCAAGGCGGCCGGCTACGCCCAGCCGTCGGCCGAGAACATCGCCTACGGCTACCGCACCGCCTCCGAGGTGGTCAACGGCTGGATGAACAGCTCCGGCCACCGCGCCAACATCGTCAACTGCAAGTCCAAGACGGTCGGTGTCGGCGTGGTCCTCAAGGCCGACGGCACCCCGTACTACACCCAGGACTTCGGTTACTGA